Genomic DNA from Salvia miltiorrhiza cultivar Shanhuang (shh) chromosome 1, IMPLAD_Smil_shh, whole genome shotgun sequence:
ATGCTTAATTAAGAAAAACATATTACAAATGAGCGCAACTTGCTATATATTTTAAACGACGTTCTCTACATCAACCTTCTCATTAGTACTAGTACTCATAGCTCAATTTTTGGCTGCATTCTCGATTGAAAAATGGTGCATCAACTCCCATCAATCTCCCTGTGAAACATAAATGGTTTTTATTAAATGCAATCTCtctaaaaatataagtaaatagaAGCACCAAGAATCAGATGACAccaagaaaaattaaattgtcCCAGGTTTGCTCAAAGGGGCATCTTGCTGGGTCTTCGCCAACATCATCTATCCAATGACCTATTTCATTAAAGTTCATTTCAACAATCAATAATTATCTATTTCAAAAGCTAAGATAATCATAGCACATAAAGTTAGTATAGACTATATCTTGTTCTATTGGACAAAAAACACAAATGGGATATAGCTTACCTCTTTATCTTTAAGCACTTTGCTCAAAACAGCAGCAGGTGCCCCAGCACAACAGATTCCATTTCGAAACTTAGAACAAGAAAACGAATACTTGGATTAAATTTGAGAAAAAGAAGAACAAAAGTAGAGCAAATAAATATTAAGTCCCTTGAGAAGCTGTAAGTCATGGACACCAGCACGATAAATAAATACAACTTTAGAATTATAAATCGTAGGCACTCAATACCAAATTCATGCATGTAACTATACGCAGTCAAAAAGTAATAGAGGAACCATCCAGATCCATCATAGTTCACAATATTTGTTAATGAGTGACTTGACCAGAGAGATAGTTTGCGCATCTACATTTTCTCTAGCTAGTGAGACACAATTGCACTTGCTAGTTAAAATGATGGGCTACATTTCGAACAAGACTAGGAGCAAATTCTTTATACCTCTGATGGAGCAAAGAACAAATCTGATGCAAGAAGATTCGTGTTAGATCTATAGGTGCCAGACAGGACCAAATAAAAGAAATGTAAAGGATGAAAAGAGCTGATATAGAAGTCACAAAGTGAAATTCCACAGATGTTACAGCAGTATTCTTTTAACCATTAGAGTTCATTTGAAACCATTGCTCTTCTTAATATTTTCCAAATCTTGGATAAAATTAATTGCAGAACAGTTCATTTAGGAATCCATGGTATGAGAAACTAAAAAGAAATGTGTTAACTAAACATAAAACCCATTTTATCAATAAGCGGGCGACAATAGAAAGAACTTCACATAAATAAGATctgaatcaaataaactaatGTTTTATCAACTTTTTTTGAATTATCAAAGTATGATAGGcagatatatagatataaacaaaataaagaGGCCATGAGCAATTTTTGAAATGACATcctatatatatcatcatataATGGATGCTAGGAAGTATATACAGATTCTCATGAGATAAAAGAAGAAATTTAGCAATATCATTCCAAAGATTAAATGTGAAAGCAACAAGTTTTAAGAAAGAAGCATACATAACTGCTACAAATCAAGCCAAGTTGGAATAATACAAGATGAAGTAGATATAGCCAGTAAATAACAAGTCATGACAGCTCCAAGTTTTCTAGAACTGAGATGATTTCAACATCTTAGATGGACATCAAATGCCATAACTCATCATCATAGAAGTATGAAATGCTTCGTATATGTGGAGAAAAACAAGGCAAGGACATAATGCAATTTACTGACGTTTAATTGCAACCAATCATTAGAAATCCACTACACTAAGAAGTCGATATGCAACGACGTAGAAAACACTATCATCAATAGAAAAGAGATGGGACAGGAAACTTAGCTTCGAAAGGGGAGAATTGCGGCTACCTTGCTCTGTAACCAAGGAGAGCGGCACGACGACGAACTTCCGACGCACGACGGAGCTCGGAGGATCGACGGAGGCGGCAGGCCCTCACCTGCTCGGTAGAGAAATGTAACAGCAGCGAGAGATTGGGAAAGTGTCGAGAGAGAGCTAGGACTCGATTTCTATTCTCTTCGTGTGTGAGGGAGATCTGTTCATGAGAGTGAGTGAGAGAGGTAACGAGAGAGCGGAGGTGACAACCACTTGCCCGAACCTCGAAGACCATGGCAGTGAGCGGCGTTCATCGACGTTCCTCAGTCGGCGGTGCCAGATTCAGagagaagaagaggaggagAACGGACGAAGCCCGACCATTCTCTGGTGTTCCAGTTGCAGCGACGGCGGTATTTCTTTCTATGAAAGCTAGGGCTCAAAATCGGAAGGGAAAGGGAAGGAGAAAGCCTCCGGCGTGGAGGCATCGACAAAGCCGGAGAGAAGGGCGCTGCGTTGCCGGATTTCGGCTTAGTCGGCGGCGATTCCTGATTTGGGGAGGAAATAAGGGCTCCCCTTTTGTcttcatccgtgatttttgaGAGAGAAGAATGAATGACGGGAGGAAGTAGTCGAAGAGCGGCGCCCTAGGCCGGACATAGCCTCGCCGGAGCCGGTGGGAAGGCGGACAGAGAGAGGATTGCGGTGGTGAGCGTGATGGAGAAGATAGAGAGAGGCCAGGTTCGATTTGGGGAAAATTTGGTGGTGGTTagggtttttattttttattatttataatattattaaatttaaaaataaatataaaaaataatacataacagtcttAAGGCGCCTATATATAACGATTAAAACAACCATTATAAAAAAATGCTAATACATAACGGTCGGCATAACGATTTTatagtaccgttatgtatgcaactaatagataacgcacaaACATAACGAATTAACTTAAACAGTTATCTATGAGAATgaacaacactacatagataacggttttttgtcaaaTCGTTATCTATACCTAAAAGTGCCCGAGTGTTATGTATGTATAATTTTGTAGTAGTGGGATTTCTTGGAACACTGTCGAGCAGGGCGTCGGCGAGTCCGGAGACTAGATTAGTGGCGCCGGGGTCGGAGGTGGCAATACAGACGCCTTAGGCGTAGGCGTCGCCCTCGACGGCGAAGACGCCGCCCTACTCGTGGCGGGGGAGGACGTTGCAGATGATGTTGGAGTGCGTTGGCGCCTGGTAGATCTCCATCGACGCGCCGCCGGGGTAGGCGAAGACATCGGTGACGCCCTCGCGCTCCAGCGCCTCCACGAGGACGTCGCTGCCCTTGCACGGCTCGTCGGGGTCGAATCAGGAGACGAAGGCCTCCTGCTTGTCGGTCTGTGGCTTAGGAGAAGATAGGACGCTTGAGATTTGCAGcgggcggcggcagcggcaggAGGAGGCGGCAGAGGAGTGATTGGAGTTTGGGAGCAGCGGCGATTTGTTTTGTAGGGTTAAAGATGTGGAGAGGAACGGGAGTGCAAGTAGCCAAGcactaaattataattttaaatcaataatttttaatttattttaaaaaatacacaTATACATAACAGTCATCATAACGGTTTTAATAACTGTTATTAAAGTGTATTCATACATAACACAAAGCATAATGGTAATAAATACGCGTTATTAAAAATGAGCATACATAAcactcatagataacggtaaaCTCAAAAGTGTTATAAATAATCATAGGTAACAGTTTTCTCATAACGGATTTTTGAAATATACATAACGGATATTtcaaaaatccgttatctatgaggcgttatgtatgtgcattCTTGGCGTAGtgagggagtatgattttttcctcttcttttttttggaaggttcttcttcttcattgTTGAATGTAATCTCTCCAAATTAGTTTTGGTGTCATATTTACTATAATAAGGAAGGTAACAAAAAGTTGTGATACAACAAGGAGATTATTTGACAAATACAACGAGATTCAACTTAAAATGTGGAGTATATATCTTTACATAGTAAAAAGGTGCATGACATATTGAATTGCAGAAGAGTTGATGGTCTCACAAAACTGTACCGTTTCACTCTAtccaaataaatcaaaaatattCACGAAAAGAagaattgagaaagaaaaagaaaaaaaaagttgtggAGACTTAACTAATAGTATTGTATATCCTTCCTAATTTGGAAAAAGGGGTAAGAAATTCCAGCAGCTAAAATTCCCAGAAAATCGAACCCCCGAAAAGACAGGCAAATTAATAATTGtggttataattataattataattataatgtcTCAAAAATTCCAAAGCTGCGAAGATAATTCATCAGTGTTATCAGGCCAATAATAATCAGGTGGCGCCAAAAAATCGCCCGAAAGATCATCAAATCCCGGAAATAACCCGAAATCCGAAATGTTATTATCGGTGCTGAGGGTCAAAAACTGATCCAAGAAGACATTATCCAGGGGTATATTAGTCATATCGGAGACCGACGGGCACGGCGACTCGGCGTGCTGCAGCGCCTCCGACGAGTCCGACTGGGAGTCGAGATCGTCGACCCGACCCGAGGTCTCGGCGCCGGCGGCCGCATGGGCGAAGCGGGCGGCGGCGACCTGGATCTCGGCGGGGGTCATGGAGCGGCCGTTCTCGATCTCCGGCGGATTGTCGGGGAAATTGAACTTGGCGTTTCCGCCGCGGAGGCAATAGAGGGCGGCGTCGAAGGCACGCGCCGCCTTCTCCGCCGTGTCGTAGGATCCGAGCCATATCCTCTCCCTGCAGTTAGGGAGCCTGATCTCGGAGACGTATTTCCCCCACTTACGCTTACGCACGCCCTTGTATTtgcaggaggaggaagaggaagcTTCTCGAACGACCTCCAAAGCGGCGGCGGAGGAAGGTTGGTGCTGCTTCTCAGGTGATTTCACCATGTCAATTAGGATTTAGGAGtgagaattttgaattttgtcaAAGGGGAAAATAAGTGGAGTTGGATGAAGATGAGCATGAGTTGGGAGAAATGGCGGCTTCGCGGGTCTTTATATAGCGGGGGGGTCCTGGGGTCAATGTGGCGCGTGTTGAATATAAAAACAATGGACACGTGGGTcataaaactcaaataatattaataacgAAATGTTTGGATTACGCGGTGCTACTGCTAGAGAGCACATGGGGAATTCAACTTCCTCGTGCTCCAAAATAAAGACTGCTCGACTCCAGGAACCTCCTTTGCTGCTCACTGTGGGATCCACTATATACTAACCACTGCCCCAgattatatttttcataatgCTATTTGAACAAAATTTATTCAGacaaaatatgataaaatattttataaaataaatttatttacaaattttggTTCACAATAAAAAGGaatttagctagttttattattttctttatattgcatttttttgtaattttttaataacctttttaattattattatttttaaagtacacaaactacaaataaaataaccaaaaataaagaaaatgttaaaaaattacaaaaaattataatatggggaaaacaataaaagtaactaaatccttttaaacttgaatcaaaatttataaataaattaatttttaaaaaaaattaatcttatttttgtccggacaaattttgtccaaatagcactgCTCTTTTCCATATACTATCAAATGTCACTTCAATATTCTTCCTTCTCTCAATctacattaatttattttttcaaattaattattatatgctatcatttacaaattcatacttTTTTATCCttgatatcgttttcacttttatcattttaattcatCCATTATATCATTTTCATTATAGTCCACAAAGActatgaagcgcagtctgttggtaagacgcttctcctccaaccaataggttgggaggttcgagtcacctagaaggttagagtgtgagtgtgttttttctttctttgagtgtaacattttttttaaaaattatggtCCACAAACTCCGCTCACAATAATAGTGAGACTCAAACTACACTTACCATCTCTTTCTTAAACTTCGTACTGTCCACAAAGTGAAAACAATATCGTGGATGAATGAGTatataaattcatttttcaAACTTATATTCTTTAAATCTCTCATTTTTCACAAAATAGAATTTCACCATTATCACTTTAAGATGTGACAATATTATTCATCTATTTTGGTATGATAATATTAATTCTCTttagagtgaaaaaaaaaataaaggagtGAGTAAAGgtgaaattctattttattaatgataagaaatatatatatatatatatatatatatatatatattattttattttttcatgataaatttataaataaaaataactgaGCCTAAATTAAAACCGATGAGAAGTGTTTTCGGCCCCCTTAATTGGGGTGAAcccaattgtttttttttttttttttttttttgaagttacaagaggtatctgaaTACAATCAACTATGCAACCCGCACACAGGcgggacctcaacaccacacTCAATGGTGGAAAAACATCACCGTACGCAGGCGAGAATGCCCTGCGTATGAGACCACAACACCATAcaatataaaacaaaaatacaCCACCACCTAAAGTGGGAAAACATGCGTATGAGACCACAACACCATAcaatataaaacaaaaatacaCCACCACCtaaagtgggaaaacatcaccgtCAAGCGGAATTGAACCCAAAACCTCTCCCAAAGAAGAGTCTTTGAATATCTCAgctttgccactagagcaaAGGTCTCATTGGTGGGGAAAGCCAATAGTTGAAGCCATTATTTTCAATTGTTATTTTTGATACGTCATCTCAGATTCAATGAATAATGCATGTATAGTTATTATAATAtgcaacaaacaaaatataacattaaatactccctccgtccgccaaaagtggaccactttggctaggcacgagatttaataaaattggtgataattttgatgtaatggagaaagagtcccaccactttatgagatgtgtggttgagattgaatttagggtgatttttttgtaaataaagagtgtttgtaagtataaaagattaaagtggatggtgggactaTTTCTATAAAAgaaaagtggtatactctttgcggacgtccgatatagtaaaagtggtccacttttagcggacggagggagtataatactaGAAAATTTCATACTTAAATGAGAAAAATTATGTAATGGTAACAGACTAACAGTAAACTTTTATCCATTTCATTtggaaaatactccctccgtcccaaacgaaatgtctcatttcttttcggcacggagattaagaaatgtgtataaaatagataaagtgggttggtggaaattatttaaatattaagtatagagagagtgtattgccaaaaaaggaaacaagacatttcgtttgggacaacccaaaaaggaaaacaggacatttcgtttgggacaacccaaaaaggaaaacaggacatttcgtttgggacggagggagagtATAGTATTTCACTTGATAGTATAAATAGCTCACTATTTCGGATGGGACCCTTACTTTCGGGTCGCAGATTCCGCAAGGACCGCAACTTGTAAATTTTTGTGGCTATTTTATTATCAATAATGATGTTTGGACACTAGGTGTGCAATACACCTCCAAAAAATCGCCGGTTTTCCTACTTACTCCAAATGGGCTGATTTTTAgtaatttattgatttactaatttatcctttattagatatattgttttattattttgttttttttctgtgttatgatttttgaaatttatggttttttttatttcctaatttttcggttttttatttccttatattttccaacttttttcaaaaaaaataaatattatttatttttattgatgattaaattatttatttatattctaaaattgtgttttattttgtttccactaattttatgattctctttaaaaaaaattcttttttttttgtttccacatattatttttttattgtttcgaaaatattttttttctgaatttttttttccgaaaattatatctttttttatttgtttccactaatttggatattctcctaaaaataatccaagATTTGTTTCCACAAATTTagaaattctcctaaaataatcttcgatttgtttccactaatttagatattattctaaaataatccttgatttgtttccactaatttagagatttttaTTCTCCAATAAATAATCTttgatttgattccactaatttagagattcttataaaataatcctagatttatttcgacatttattttatttttcgatttttattttttattttgcgaattatatgttaattttatttatttctactaatttagagattcctttcaaagtattcctagatttgttttcatttttatattttttttcaaatatttaataaaaaaattcgaagatgattttaaaaaaaaaagcgaaatacaagaaaaaaggtGCTTGGTGGATTTGAACCTGAGACACCAATAATATGTGAGTtatactttgccaccttgtccGGTAGTGGCAACCGCATTAGTGAAGCgttagaaagaaaaataaaattaatcatatgatggggcatcgattgaaaaaataaataacatatacttggattaaatgtattataataatccAGTAAATGCTATATAACAAtaggaaataaattttaattaattaattaacataaattagtgaagttcaaaaaaaaaattgtgaatacaATGTAATTTTGgttggaaaactatataacgTATACTTTAAgagaatgtattataatattttattgaagtcgaaataattaaactcaacgttcatcaagtttaattacataattgaaataaattagtgaagttgaaagcaaaaatacaatataatcaatcctacgtagagattttactcggaaaactatataacatatactttatttatttatttttttagggaGAAGAGAGATAATTTATTGATCACAcgataacatatactttattaaaagcgatatgataataagaaaatgaactactatagtgtgagtaacGAAACAGAAACGGGACATCCGATAAAATCACGCGATgagattttgctcgaaaaacaatattacatatactttattgtaatatattataataaagtattgtatTATATTACATGTTATATGGTTCTCCGAGCAAAATgccatcgtatgattcatttttttttttcaaattcactaatttatttcaattaattaattcatctctatttcattgagtataattatttcttattattatatcgcgtttaatactatactataattcattttattcaagtatatgttatatagattccgagcaaaatctctacgtaggattgattatactttaataaaatttccttcattatatatatcttataaaatttatttttattacaacttcactaattaattaaacttcatttcatcgagtataaactatttcgacttcgttactcacacaatagtgattcattttgttatcatcatatcgattacaatacttcattataatatattcacataaagtatatgttatatagtttttcgagcaaaatcccATTGTATGATTcacttgaattaatttttttttccattactcacactatagtagttcatttctTACTATTATATagcttttaataaagtatatgttatatagctTTCCGAGAAAAACCCCATCATATGATtcgtttttttattaaaacttcactaatttaattcaattaattaatccaacttcatttcattgagtataattatttcgacttcattatttacactatagtagttcattttttttttattatcaaatcgacttcaatactatattataatacattgtctacaagtatatgttatatagttttataacgaatagttgaatcgacCTGCTATACATAGTCTTGCAagtgaaatacattcatatcaactatttcacctcattttattatatttttcctcaaaatcactaatttaatttaaaataattaataaatatttatcttataacgaatagttgaatcgacttgtaatacatagtcttgcgagtgaaata
This window encodes:
- the LOC130987911 gene encoding ethylene-responsive transcription factor ERF017, which produces MVKSPEKQHQPSSAAALEVVREASSSSSCKYKGVRKRKWGKYVSEIRLPNCRERIWLGSYDTAEKAARAFDAALYCLRGGNAKFNFPDNPPEIENGRSMTPAEIQVAAARFAHAAAGAETSGRVDDLDSQSDSSEALQHAESPCPSVSDMTNIPLDNVFLDQFLTLSTDNNISDFGLFPGFDDLSGDFLAPPDYYWPDNTDELSSQLWNF